In Microbacterium sp. AB, a single genomic region encodes these proteins:
- a CDS encoding tRNA (adenine-N1)-methyltransferase gives MTAAPRGPFRFGDRVQLTGPKGKLHTVTLRERGELHTHHGVLRHDQLVGLPDGSVVENSSGNEYLALRPLLRDFVMSMPRGAAIVYPKDAAAIVAQADVFPGAVVVEAGVGSGALSLSLLRAVGAEGRLISFERRLEFAEVAVANVETFFGETPSQWSVVEGDLAEALPRTVGAGSVDRVVLDMLAPWEVLEPVADALAPGGVVICYVATATQLSRVAEFLRGLGCFTEPEASETMVRGWHVDGLAVRPDHRMVAHTGFLITARRLAPGAVPPEVRRRASKRSYTDDDLEVWTPGAVGDRDITDKNLRKRVRDAQRAAEGARRAAGDAGVSGEEPAGA, from the coding sequence ATGACCGCCGCCCCTCGCGGCCCCTTCCGCTTCGGCGACCGCGTGCAGCTCACCGGTCCGAAGGGGAAGCTGCACACCGTCACGCTCCGCGAGCGCGGCGAGCTCCACACCCATCACGGCGTGCTCCGTCACGACCAGCTGGTCGGGCTGCCCGACGGGTCGGTCGTCGAGAACAGCTCCGGCAACGAGTACCTCGCGCTGAGACCGCTGCTGCGCGACTTCGTCATGTCGATGCCCCGCGGCGCGGCGATCGTGTATCCCAAGGACGCCGCGGCGATCGTCGCGCAGGCGGACGTCTTCCCGGGCGCGGTCGTCGTCGAGGCGGGCGTCGGCTCCGGAGCCCTGTCGCTCTCGCTGCTGCGCGCCGTGGGCGCGGAGGGACGGCTGATCTCGTTCGAGCGCCGTCTCGAGTTCGCCGAGGTCGCCGTGGCGAACGTGGAGACGTTCTTCGGCGAGACCCCGTCGCAGTGGTCGGTCGTCGAGGGCGACCTCGCCGAGGCGCTGCCCCGCACGGTCGGGGCGGGAAGCGTGGATCGCGTCGTCCTCGACATGCTCGCCCCGTGGGAGGTGCTCGAGCCCGTCGCCGACGCGCTCGCACCCGGCGGCGTGGTGATCTGCTACGTCGCCACGGCGACGCAGCTCTCGCGGGTCGCGGAGTTCCTCCGCGGGCTGGGCTGCTTCACCGAGCCGGAGGCGAGCGAGACGATGGTGCGCGGATGGCACGTCGACGGTCTCGCCGTGCGACCCGACCACAGGATGGTCGCCCACACGGGCTTCCTCATCACGGCACGCAGGCTCGCTCCGGGCGCCGTCCCGCCCGAGGTGAGACGCCGCGCGTCGAAGCGGAGCTACACCGACGACGACCTGGAGGTCTGGACGCCCGGCGCCGTGGGCGACCGCGACATCACGGACAAGAACCTGCGCAAGCGCGTCCGCGACGCGCAGCGCGCGGCGGAGGGCGCACGACGTGCGGCGGGCGATGCCGGCGTGTCCGGGGAGGAGCCGGCGGGTGCCTAG